A window of Pullulanibacillus sp. KACC 23026 genomic DNA:
TAACAAGGTCCCTGCCTGGGAAATCCCTCCTGAACTTGAAAAGTAGAAGTTGAGTGGAAGGCTTCCTTTTTCGACTTGAACAAACGACGGTACCGATAAGTTATTCAAACGTTCGAACGTTGAATAAAAAGAGAAAACTTCATGCTTATTATTATCAAACTCAATATAGACCTTTCGGTGATTGGTGAATGCAGCGAGCTGGGCGTCTTCAAGAAACTGAGTTAAGCTTTCGATGAATTGGGTCATTTGTTGATGTTCAAAAGCCGGGACTGCTTTTAAAATAAAGATAGGAAATAACGTCAGCATAATTGAACTCGCGAGTAGGGTTTCAAGGAGCCAGGTTCCCGAACGGCTAATTGTAAGAGTACGGATACGGTAGGCGAATTCTTTCATTTTTAAGGCTCCCGAGTGACCTGATCATCATTTAATACAAGTGTTCCCCCATCTGGACAGGTGATTTGATCAACGTAGCCATCGTCCACAAGGGTTTGCAGATCAGGTAAGGGGGTGTCTTTATCCATTTCATATTGGGCCACTTCACCCTGAAGCAATTTCATGGTTGCTTCACAGCTCTTTTGTTTGACGACAGTGTTCGATTTCGTCATATTAGGGACTGCTATAAGCAAAAGGATGGACATAATGAGCAAGACGATCATCATTTCGATCATGGTGAAAGCGTTTTTGTTTAGGAGTGTTTTCAAAAAATTCATTGCTATTTCTTCCTTTCAAATTTTAATTAAAGGCCTTTCATCATATCGAACATAGGCAATAAGAGACTGAGAAACATGACTAACAGAAAACCGCCGATTAGGAAAAAGAAGAAGGGTTGAATAAAGAGTATCCACCGGTTCAATTTTTGCTCCAGTTTGTTAAATAACAGTTGGCTATAATCGACGAGTGTAGGGCCAAGTCGCCCGCTTTCTGATCCATTGACAATAACGGTTGCTAGATCTTTGGTGTAGAACGTGCGACGGGCTAAAACAGAGGAGAGGCTAAGCCCTGCGTTTAGTTTTGCTTGGAGATAATGGGATTCATTTTTTAAAAAGGGATGGAAGGACTGCTCACCCATGACATCTAAGGCTTGATTTATGGCCATACCAATTTTCAAAAGGGAGCCAAAATGAGCGGCAAAGGAGGACGTCAAGCCGAGCTTAATAAAAGGAGAAAGGATCGGGAGGGAAATCAATAGCTTAAGCCGCTGTTCATAGGACATATTCCGCTTAAGCACGAAGAATCCGGCAATTACCCCAAGACTGACAAAAAGGAAGATGAGAAGAATCTGGGGGAGATGCGCACTAAAGGAAAGGAGCGCGAGAGACAGCGGTGGAAGGGAGATAGACATCGAATCATACAGGGTTTTAAAATTGGGCAGAAGATCATGAACAATAATCGTTCCCATTATCAGAACCATCCAAAGCAAAAAGATCGGGTAACGAAGAAGCTGACCCATGCGTTTTCTCCTCTGACAACGGCTTAATAACAGATTGCCTGCCTCGCGAAATCCAGTTGAAAGAGAACCGGTATGGGTGGAGAAATGTAAATAGGAGACGACATCCTCAGAAAAATGATGTTCATTGAGAACGTGTGCGACGGGGTGACCATCTTTTAGAGAGCGCAGCAAACTATCAATGTTCTTCTTGACCGTCGGACGAGCTTCGGCTTGCTGCAGCAGCAGGGCTTCCTTAAGTGAAAAACCTCTGTCAAGACAAGAGCCGACTCGGACTAAGAACTCTGCCCGCTGCTCATTGGACCACCTATCGAGAAAGACTAAGATGTTCATCATAGGCCTTCTTCACCTCATGAGAGATATACCCAAGGGCATAAGCTTCTTCATAGTAATCATCCAAGCGTTTAAACTTTAATCGTT
This region includes:
- the comGD gene encoding competence type IV pilus minor pilin ComGD produces the protein MKEFAYRIRTLTISRSGTWLLETLLASSIMLTLFPIFILKAVPAFEHQQMTQFIESLTQFLEDAQLAAFTNHRKVYIEFDNNKHEVFSFYSTFERLNNLSVPSFVQVEKGSLPLNFYFSSSGGISQAGTLLIRSKNETYQITFLLGQGRFYVTQK
- the comGB gene encoding competence type IV pilus assembly protein ComGB, encoding MMNILVFLDRWSNEQRAEFLVRVGSCLDRGFSLKEALLLQQAEARPTVKKNIDSLLRSLKDGHPVAHVLNEHHFSEDVVSYLHFSTHTGSLSTGFREAGNLLLSRCQRRKRMGQLLRYPIFLLWMVLIMGTIIVHDLLPNFKTLYDSMSISLPPLSLALLSFSAHLPQILLIFLFVSLGVIAGFFVLKRNMSYEQRLKLLISLPILSPFIKLGLTSSFAAHFGSLLKIGMAINQALDVMGEQSFHPFLKNESHYLQAKLNAGLSLSSVLARRTFYTKDLATVIVNGSESGRLGPTLVDYSQLLFNKLEQKLNRWILFIQPFFFFLIGGFLLVMFLSLLLPMFDMMKGL
- the comGC gene encoding competence type IV pilus major pilin ComGC yields the protein MNFLKTLLNKNAFTMIEMMIVLLIMSILLLIAVPNMTKSNTVVKQKSCEATMKLLQGEVAQYEMDKDTPLPDLQTLVDDGYVDQITCPDGGTLVLNDDQVTREP